One Methanolobus sp. WCC4 DNA segment encodes these proteins:
- a CDS encoding type IV pilin N-terminal domain-containing protein gives MKYQPSFLENTEAISEVVGEILLTAIAVIAFSVVAVSVFSYMDPQEQVHADIQGWVDVDSDTVYLRHAGGERVDIIKTRVLLDINGTRREVSSSELETIKGSDIWDLGETILINTSQLWSVDIGEDDNVALIMLTTNSNLVIKSGTLLGEDQGVGSYSGGSGNGTGPTAPILSGQNPLTPYGSTTSDVVTFSATSSQSSFNEFLLDGVHIAWSNGTSPSYTNTTPAAGTYTVTLLAKNTTDTSLTDSLIWTWTVTASTPTPSAPVLSGQNPSTPYGSTTSDAVTFSAVSSQSSYNEFLLNGVHLAWSNGTSPSYTNTTPAVGTYTLTLIASNTTNTSLTDSLTWTWTVTAPAPSISSGTNMLLEKIQKGGYIADGDYLKFITGGGGSSITIDGNNIDIENNNNVMLVMNGQQTSGEMDIGFSGGSRSITTYSFNVDLYLNGVLTDTGDITSIDISKADNIESTLSYYLPSYLSETYLSTDGDINIIIDRSPDNGSEIQFYNITPTSDSSLRMQFDPTYTYIGGFDANYTIG, from the coding sequence ATGAAATACCAACCATCGTTCCTGGAAAATACAGAAGCTATCTCTGAAGTAGTAGGGGAGATCCTGCTCACAGCTATTGCAGTGATCGCATTCTCCGTTGTAGCTGTGTCTGTATTCTCATATATGGACCCTCAGGAACAGGTTCATGCAGACATTCAGGGATGGGTGGATGTGGATTCCGACACAGTGTACCTGCGTCATGCTGGTGGTGAGAGGGTCGATATCATAAAGACACGGGTCCTGCTGGATATCAACGGGACCAGAAGAGAGGTTTCCTCCAGTGAACTGGAAACAATTAAAGGGAGTGATATATGGGATCTTGGTGAGACCATACTTATCAACACTTCCCAATTATGGTCTGTGGACATAGGCGAGGATGATAATGTAGCTCTGATAATGCTGACCACTAACTCTAATCTTGTGATCAAGAGCGGTACTCTTCTTGGTGAGGATCAGGGAGTTGGTTCATATTCAGGTGGAAGTGGCAATGGTACAGGTCCAACAGCTCCGATACTTTCGGGCCAGAACCCATTGACACCTTATGGTAGCACTACATCGGACGTGGTTACTTTCAGTGCTACCAGCAGCCAGTCTTCATTCAATGAGTTCCTGCTGGATGGCGTGCACATTGCATGGTCCAACGGAACCAGTCCATCGTACACGAACACCACACCTGCTGCCGGAACATATACAGTCACATTGCTGGCAAAGAATACCACTGACACTTCATTGACAGACTCACTGATATGGACATGGACGGTCACTGCGTCTACTCCGACTCCGTCTGCTCCGGTACTTTCAGGTCAGAACCCCTCCACACCTTATGGAAGTACTACATCGGATGCAGTTACTTTCAGTGCAGTCAGCAGCCAGTCCTCGTACAATGAGTTCCTGCTGAATGGTGTTCACCTTGCATGGTCCAACGGCACAAGTCCATCATACACGAACACCACCCCTGCTGTTGGGACATATACGTTGACGCTTATTGCCAGTAATACCACCAATACTTCATTGACGGACTCACTGACATGGACGTGGACTGTGACAGCACCTGCTCCGTCAATATCCTCGGGAACAAACATGCTTCTGGAGAAGATTCAGAAGGGCGGATACATCGCAGATGGTGACTATCTTAAATTTATAACAGGTGGAGGTGGCAGTTCCATAACTATAGATGGCAACAATATCGATATAGAGAATAACAATAATGTCATGCTTGTTATGAATGGCCAGCAGACTTCGGGTGAGATGGATATCGGTTTCTCAGGTGGATCCCGGAGTATAACTACCTATAGTTTCAATGTAGATCTCTATCTTAATGGTGTCCTGACAGATACAGGTGACATTACCAGTATTGACATCAGTAAAGCAGATAATATTGAATCAACGCTCTCATACTACTTGCCATCGTATCTTTCCGAAACATACCTGAGTACGGATGGAGACATCAATATTATTATTGACCGTTCTCCTGATAATGGCTCTGAGATTCAGTTCTATAATATAACACCTACCAGTGACTCCAGTCTCAGAATGCAGTTTGATCCGACTTATACTTATATAGGTGGCTTCGATGCAAACTATACGATCGGATGA
- a CDS encoding FIST C-terminal domain-containing protein, with product MYIPEATVQTIVSTIEGSGIKKNETAFIMLSEHQIPDIETLISELNERNIEFVGGIFPGLLHGSEKHDTGAIIKILPVMQPPILVHDNGRSLKDMEELLKPLRSVCDKSTTAFIIVNGASPKTSSLLSSLFSLFADSIEYIGCGAGFVENRPEPIIFTPDGFFEDAAVITLLNMHCDLGVHHGWEKAIGPLVVTKSEGNVVKELNWRNAFEVYKKAVESHGKIEIKDDNFLEISAHHPLGIYLEDHEDLLRVVVQTNDEGHLICAGDMPENAVLNIMKGDTARFVRSAERVLDDCFTSNQTDHKHCLVIECVGRSIYLQDNFTEELKTIKKRMENRNIRIIPEGVLSVGEIASMGEDILEFFNYTIVAGMFRDSTCTKHTDL from the coding sequence CAACTGTTCAGACGATCGTTAGCACGATCGAGGGATCTGGCATCAAGAAGAACGAGACAGCTTTCATAATGCTTTCCGAGCATCAGATACCTGACATCGAGACCCTGATATCTGAACTCAACGAGAGAAATATCGAATTTGTCGGCGGGATATTCCCCGGACTGTTACACGGTTCGGAAAAACATGATACCGGTGCAATAATTAAGATACTGCCTGTGATGCAGCCACCGATATTGGTACATGATAACGGCAGATCGTTAAAGGATATGGAAGAACTGCTGAAGCCACTCAGGTCAGTTTGTGATAAAAGTACTACGGCATTCATTATTGTGAACGGTGCCTCTCCTAAAACATCATCTTTACTCTCGTCCCTTTTCAGCCTTTTCGCAGATTCTATTGAATATATTGGCTGCGGTGCCGGGTTTGTCGAAAACAGACCTGAACCGATTATTTTTACCCCTGATGGTTTTTTTGAGGACGCTGCTGTAATAACCCTCCTCAACATGCACTGCGACCTTGGCGTACATCATGGATGGGAAAAAGCGATCGGTCCACTGGTCGTGACAAAAAGCGAAGGCAATGTTGTAAAAGAGCTGAACTGGAGAAATGCCTTTGAAGTCTATAAAAAAGCAGTAGAATCCCATGGGAAAATAGAAATAAAAGACGATAATTTCCTTGAAATATCAGCCCACCATCCTTTAGGTATCTATCTCGAGGACCATGAAGACCTTCTGAGAGTGGTGGTTCAGACAAATGATGAAGGTCATCTGATCTGTGCAGGGGACATGCCGGAGAATGCAGTACTCAATATAATGAAAGGGGACACTGCCAGATTCGTCCGTTCTGCAGAAAGGGTGCTTGACGATTGTTTCACCAGCAACCAGACCGATCATAAGCATTGTCTTGTTATAGAATGTGTTGGAAGGTCCATTTATCTTCAGGATAATTTCACAGAAGAGCTAAAAACAATTAAAAAAAGAATGGAGAACAGGAACATACGCATCATCCCCGAAGGAGTTCTCTCAGTGGGAGAGATCGCTTCAATGGGCGAAGATATCCTTGAATTCTTCAACTACACAATTGTAGCAGGAATGTTCCGTGACTCCACCTGCACGAAACATACTGATCTTTAA